CAATTTTGTGTCAGCGATCTGCTCCTCTCCATCAGTCACCAAGCAGGGGAAGCAGTCACTCATCGTCTGAAGTCAACCATAACCTAGCAAGAGAATATCACATTTTCAGTTGATATGAAGCTTGCAGGTGCAGAAAGCAGGTAACTGACTCACACAGGCTTAAACACATCTCAGCCAGCACTCTCTTTAACTCAAGACTGAAAAGTCATGTACAGTAACTGAATTCATAACATAACTGtacattaaatgtaaaacacaaactttactttACAACTTCACCAcattaaacaaaatatttatttggcATTTACCTTAAAATAGTCTAAACCAAATTGCAAACAACACTAAAGAAACTTGTACAACATTTTTACCAAAGTCCACCAACACAAATCTTGTAAACATTTAATGCGAATACTCACCCAGCATGAGAAtatcacattttcatttgataTGATGCTAGTGTGACCTTCTCTATATAGTTCTGCTGTTTTCAACACAAGATGGCCAGAGCATTCAGACTGTTAATGGCCAATTGTTCAGATGTCTGTTCTAGGGCTAGgcaatatatcgagtttttaagatatatcgatacattttcaaacaagatatagggcaAGACAATATGGTTAATATCGATATAGTGtaagttgcattaaaataacattacagaggtgccaggtcacttttttctcatctcactgatgatgatgatgactgtctgtccctcctctctctcttttattgtatttaaggaacagttttattttttaatataacttttttaattcatgtgttttcactgttaataaaatacatatcgatatatatcgagtattgccattcagctaaacaatattgagatatgagttttggtccatatcgcccagccctagtcTGTTCCCACTTGAACCAGCATGGGGTTGTTTGCTGCTGCTTTTACAGTGAAGGTACAGCTGATTtagataaatataaatgtaaaaaaaaaaggtaacaaatcataaaagttaaaatgattaaaaaaaaaagacatgtagTAATTTAGTactatcaacaacaaaaaaaatctatctaaTGACAGGGTTCTCAAATATCACTATATTACAATACAAACGGTATTTTACATATTAAATCAACATATTAGAACAAACACATCTAAAActacattttgacttttttgagcTCAACCAGCAGTttgataaaacattcaacagttCGAAAATGAAACATACCTACAACAATATgggacacacacaaccacaggtgttcaaaaataaagttgttcAGGTGTCTGTTCCCGCTCGAAGTTCACTCCTAACGGTCATTAGCGACTCGCTTAAATGCTACTGGTTCATATGAATTAAATCAACAAGTCCTCACAAAGTGGTAAAACTACAGATACTACAGGCGTTTcatttgatattaaataaaaacaataaacgcTGATACATTTTCACACATATCATGAAACATGGACTATGATTTAACTCTGTTAATGTCCGAGCAAATAGCAAATCACCCACAGCATCAGATcggttttttttccagattgcGGTTTAGTACAACGCAAACTTCCGATgtgaattttcaaaataaaatacgaaAAGTGAAAACCATGCAGTTGTTCGTCCCAAGAGGAATTTAACAATGACcttgaagtatttatttacactgtATGTTATGGATCGAGAAAACTtagaggaggacccagatgcagaattaacaaaaaataatttattttaacaaaaagccaaaggcaaacaaaactcactaatttaaaatgtgcaacaaaaagccaaaggggggaaaacaaggagccaGGAGGAAACACTAGAAATTCTGACATAGACAAACAAACTACACTCTGCTTACGatatacaatgaactgacaaagAAGGGACGAAacacacaggggtaatcaacacaggtgagactaatgacacaggtgcagacaatgagggcaatcaacactggaggcaaacacacacagaggaaggaatgaacacaagacaagaaacactgaggacaactacaaaataaatacatgaaacactgaagacactgtagaatgaaaaattaagaaacatTAGAACATAGAGGGAAACACCGGGGAAGGATGAGatctaaaagataaaaaaacatctaacagtgaaaaacaaaaataaacagaacaaatcaTGACACTGTAGGCTTGTAGATTTCTTACGTTTAGGCTACCTGGAAATCCTCTCATAAAAATTGCAATGCTTTGCCAGCAGTGAAAGAAGGTGTGCTTTTTTTGTTAAGCCTTGCTGGGAATCACTGTCCACCCCTGGCAACGTCCTATGTGCATAATTATTAATCATGGTAATCCCAATAAACATCAAGAACTACAAAAATAATAAGGTAtacacatcaaaaaaaaaaacaacaactatatatcaaagaaaaataaaaaaaacaataaagtctACACATTATAGAAGTCCGGAGATAGAAAGATGGAAAGGATTTTACAGATAACTCTGTGGTGTTtgccgccccctgctgacacTGTCAAGAACTGCGTCGAGGCAACTTTACTTTCACTTTCCAAACGTCAGAGAGGGGTTGTGACAGAAGGGAGGAactgagaaaacattttgtggGGAAGAAAATATGGTCGAATGAGATTAGATTTACGTAATATGCTACCCactatttgttttgatttcagaaGCAGTGCGGTAAAACCTTCATTATTGTACTTTTACTTTATAACTTAATACTTAACAGAACTGTTGATGCggaatgaatgaataattgCACGATAGGCCTACATCGGCGGGGTTATATAACACCATTTTCAATGCAGTACTTGGAATGCCACAAAAAGTAAGCATTGAAGTAGTTTGAAGCTTTCtgtaacagattttttttttggggggggtgaATTAAAGGAGAAAGGTACTGGGCGACACGACAATGGACCCGCTGGATTTCCTGGAGACAGAGGAACTGCTGCAGGTTTTTCACTGtcacaaaacagaaatgtccTGCTATGAGAGTCCGACCGTCTTCATAAACCAGCTCAGGGATCATAACCTGATACCGGAAGACAGCTACAAGGTAAGACACTGAAGTGGAAACATTGAGCATTTGTCACTGCCGTTCACAGCCCCCCCCCGATTGAAATGCGCGCTTGTGTGAAAAGCGGGAACAGCAAGACTGGTCAGCAGTTTGCAGGCCTCAGAGATTTCTTAACAGGGCCATGTGCAAAACTTACACACCGTAACCCACTATATTCAACAGCTGAATGATTATTTGAACCAAAATGAGTCAAAATGACCTCCAGTTTTCATCTTCTTCAACAATTAAACTGATTAAACTGTACAGGGCTGGATAAACCCCCTAAAGGGCCCCAGGGCAGAAATTAGATGTTGACCCCCTCTGTCTCCACCAGCTGAATTTTGTGAATAGCCTGAACTACTGAGTCATCATTTTTTAGGTTTAAccactttttttcccactgttgtcttctccttctcccacaataaacacacagacggATTGACATGATTACAGTTAGTCCAACAGGATCTGTGATTAGACCTGTGTTCCTAACAACTGCCTGCTCTTCATAgtaacactttgttttgttcttagCAATAGTCTGCTTCTCTAGAGGGATTGGACAGTGTCTATGTGTAATTGGctaatcagaatcaagtatttatCACAGCCATGTAATTATTTGAGATATTTATCCCCATAATAGGTGACAAAGTGAACTTAGAATTACACaatagttttgctttttttgtactttttcaaAGAGCAAAGGCCATGGAGAATCCTTAGGTTACATTGACATCTTGTAAAATATCGGGGGGGGAAATACTTGTTACACTTCATTAAAGTAATCAAAAAATGGATTGTGAAATTGACATCGGATCATATTCTTCACTCTCATCATCTTTCTACTTTTGTGTGCGTGCAGAAGTTAACTCGCATGAAGAGCAAAGATAGAATAAAACAAGCGCTCTATGATCTTCTCAGCTGGTTGGAGAAAAATCAATCCCAGCACATTAAAGTCTTCTGGAGTTGCGTCTTCAAGGAGACCATCATGAACCAGTATCCTCAGCTTCGATTACTTCGCAACAGCCTCCTGGACGGTAAGAAACTATTGTTTTGTGAATCTTCTTCACAGCTCTTTATATTAGTCAGTCTGTTTGGGAAATGTTCTCACATTTAGGGCGCACTCCCACTATGCAAAGTTATCCTGTAGCATGCTTAAgcacgacccccccccccggcaGACTTTGTGAACTATGTGACTTGAGAGACTTTGAgaattttgttttcatttgtgtctGTTGGGACTTGATATTTCTAATATCCATCAACAACAATTCACCTGCAGGATCCTTCCGTGATTACAAACAACTGCCTGAGAAAATTGAAAAGGAAGAGTCAGCCGAAGGGAAAAGGAAGGAAATGtcagaagatgaggaggaagaggagacccAAGCAAATTcagtaaaaaagaagaagaaacggaGAAAGATTGTGCTTGATGAGGGGGAGGAGCCGTCTGTTTCATCATGTAAGCTAACCCCAATTCAAAGGAAAAGATCCAAGAAAGTAGTCTTCTGTAAGTCACCGCTCTGTAAAACTGACCGTATAATACTTCCaagtttgaatttgaattgagttttttattttacagcttctcccctgAAGAGGGGCGAGAAAGGCGAGATTTGGACCTGGCCCATCTATAAGTTTCAGATACCTGTGACCTGTGGAAAGAAGGAGGGGATGCTGAACAGAGACAGACTGGCGAAAGGTCAGTCGACTGTAGAGTATCTaatggagaaaaagaaacactatTTCTATAGTGTTAtctaaagagaagaagagaaacactgtGCATCATGTAAAGAATGGATCTTAAATCAGATTTGATCGCTTGGAATTATTGTATTCACCTGATCTGGACATGAATAAGAACATCCAAACACTGCATTAATTCAAAACACTGCTGCCAGGCGTTTAACACATGACAAGAGAAGGGACCATATTTAACCGGTACTTGAATCCCTTCTGTGAGTTTTAGAAGGATTTGAGTTGTAATGCTCGTTTCTAAAGGCCAGGATTCAGCCTACCTCTGTGATCTGCTTAGTCCCAGACCACTGCCTGAGATCTCCAAGCAGGGCCCTCCTAAAGGCCTGTTTCCACTAACCAGTCCGGTTCGCATTCATTGGTGTTTTCACTGTCAAAAGTCGGGAATGGAACCAAAATAACCGATCACTACATTCTAGTTTTTGCTACCTTTCTGTTAGGGTGCcagtgcagcagtcacagtatataacatcctgctgcgttctcacatcagctcactcggactcgctgcggaaaaaataccaggggtctggcaggagaaactccgggtgaagtccgaggGAAAAATATGGCTGTTTGCACTCACACATGCtctttttcaggagttttctgcaaatTTGAAAACCCTAAGAAATTCCTTTTAAAATCTCATTATACgactcacttttatcatcaggCTTTTACGTAACCGCTGACTTTGTTGTACTTTTACATCATCTTATTATTGatataaagtgtttttaatgatgtttggggtcttaaatctgtgtgttttatttacttcttGTTTGAttatctgtctgtttttgtgttttcttttactttgtaTCCTGTAAAGCATTAACACATTTAATTGTAATTATTACTGAGGAAACAAATGTGACATTGACCGTCTCAGTGGATGTTGTTGACATCGACACCTTCCTGTTGTCTCAGGGGAGAAGTGCATTGCAGTCGGCAGAGAGTGGTTCACCCCCCCTCAGTTTGAGAGCTTTGCAGGGAAGGAGAACTGTAGGAACTGGAAGATGAGCATTCGATGTGCGAATGTATGCCTTGGAAAACTTATAAAGGTTTGTTAAGATTGTTCTTCTTTTACTGAAGTGGAATCAGATTGTTGGGCCCTTTGAAATGAAtttaccgtaaaacttcaattAATATCCCAACCTTTGATTTAAGTCAGACTCTGAAGTGACCCTGCCTTTATTCAGCACAAGCATCAATACGAGACGGGCCTGTTAGTATGTTCAAACAAAACTTGTGCACAGCAAAGACGGGAAAGAatttaaaactgtaaatttaTACCAGAAAGAATAATTCAATGTGTACAAAACGAGGATATCgataaaacaaattcaattaCTAATCACTAATCACTAATTGGATCTTTCTTTGTAAGACCGCCCATCAgtgtgaggggagagagagagaccctcTTGTGCACTATGTCAACCTTTATTTCCATCTCTTAAACAAGCACAAATTcgtctttattttttgtaagtTGCTGTTATCATTTGATCCAAAACTTTATCAACACTTAATGCAAAGTGGCCTCTAACTGAGATGTGCGTGCAGAAACACCAGGCTAGTAAAAGAGACTGAGCCTTAAATTTTGATGGGCCTTTATTTGAAGCTTGATggtatttgattttgtttttcctgcaggaAGGTCACCTGAACTCAGCGGGCTTCATAGTCAGGAGAAAAACGGTatgccccaaaataaatcaaaaacacacacatacagtcagactttgttttgttttcggTGATTTTGATCTACTCTGTGCTCTTATTTTTATGCCTGTAGGCAAAGAGGTTGCTATCGCCATCTGATTTAATCACAGGTTTGTTCAGTCAATAAGTCTGTCTTTATATCTATCAAAATCGACTTCTCTTTTATCaatctctttctatctctccaTGTCGTTTTCCATACATCATAATTTTACAATTGCTTATCACCTCCTCCTTTCTTAGTGTGtgaagatgaggatgaagatgaggatgaagatgaggaggaagatgaggaggaagatgaggaggaagagcagggtTCTTCAAGTCGAAAAGCAAATGTCTCAGGTGCTGTTTTCTACAAAGGGGGAGCTGGGGAAGAAGTAAATTATGTTATTATAACAGAAATGAATAGATTTGTATCCTAACACAGCATCAACACAAAGTCAATGTCTAACTGTCTACTACtattatttttgttattattatttatattctaaagatttattttagggctttttgcctttatttgataggacagtggatagtgtagGTAATCgggagagagcggggaatgacaatgaaaggagccacaggtcggacttgaacgctggctgcccgcttggaggactatagccttcaTACATCGGACGTCacctaactgctaggccatctgcgcccccatttttatttgtcatttacagatgaggaagagcaggaggtgGAACAAGCTGAGCAGCATCCTGACGTTAGCAAAAAGGTGTTCAACGTTACATGTGGGACTAAAGCTGCCACCTTACATGTGAAACGATTTGCATCAGGTAACCCCATCAGGTTTTGTCAGATAAACTGGATACAAAGCTTCGACTACTTGTTCCCTTTTTGAAGTTATGAACAGAAATATGGATGCAATTCTTGATCTGTCCAATGTGTAAATAATTatgctttcattttcttttaattcagtTGTAATAGTTCAAGTTGTCTCTGACCTGAACACGTCTGTGGTGCAGCCCATTAAATGTCAGTAGAATTAACTTTGTATAAGCCATCTAGACGCAGCTTCTGAACATGTTCTCTCCGCCAGGGGATTGTGGGAAAAGTATTCGGACTGAGACAAGCTGGATGACCCCGTTGGAGTTTGTTACGTGGGCATCACATCAGACAGATCCCTCGTGGAGGAGAGACATCATGTGGGAGGGAAACCCGCTCTGTGTCCTCACAGAGGTAATGGGGGTCTGGGAGGTGTGTCATCAAAGTCTAGTCTAATCTGAAATCCCTACTGAGAAGGGACATTCTTTTTAAATCTAGGGATGTTCCTAGCGACTAATTTCCCCACAGTAATCTAAATTCACGCAAGCTGACTAGtgtaaaggtaagaaaacacgcACAGTAAGTAAATTCCGCCACcgcagggggctctcaatcacaatattaacaaaagatgatgtcatggCTGAATCTCTCTGCTAccgcaaccccccccccccaccaccacccttccggtgtttccatggcaacgataaacatgaaGTGTCTGTCATGACAGCTCTGTCAATAGCGGCCGCCATGAAAGACACAAGTCTTTAAAACTATAGAATTATGGATTTACTGTTGGAAAAATCCGAtttaatgtaagtactcaacaaaaaatacaacatacgGTAGGTCTAGTCAACTTTTAATGGATGTAGATATTCAAGTGTAAAAATTCTACGTATTACACCTTTAACATGGCTTGTCACTCTCCCAAACCACACTGTGTGTAGCTTATTCAACTGCTATTTGAAACAGTTCATCACATTCTTCAATAAGAGAACTAAAGGCTATTTTGAATGtcacttaaaggtcccatattatgctttttctggttttgtatgccctttagtgtgttttccaagtgtgttagtgtgtttctcctacctcctcctgttagttGTAGCATTAGCCGTATGTAAcactcagttctagcccccctcgataaaaatgtgtcagtccgacgtcattgtcggtgtgagatcactgatctaagcccattgactcgttgtggcaagccctgcagctcatgttaaaatttccgagaagcgtgctgagcaactgaccaataacgacagagcagatcggtagaccaatcagagcagacttggcacacgtggggtctaacagtgtgggctcaacagagtgcagctgacggactcagagcgtagagggagcaaggaggagcagtacatgaaaacacacttttattgtgaacgtacaaaagtaggaacatagattaaatatacgaaccccaaaaagggcataacaTGGGCTCTTTAAATTACTGAGGGGTATCTTAACAACCGGCCTTCAGTCCTCCATGCAAGTTAACTTCCACATGTCTGTGCTGACTGGTTGCCTGTTGCTCTATTCAATTGGTTAAATGCCAGTTTACCTGCACTGCTGCTATGAAATGTCATCTGTCTATTGTGCTGGGcagtaaaaacaggaaaagcagGTCCATTAATCAGAGCTAAAGCGCCATCCAGTGACTGCgttacagcttagacacaacattttaCTGGCATTGTGGGTCtacatgaataaaaatacaCTCATTCATTTTATAGATTTGTAATTCTGGTGCTGACTAGTGAGGGCGACAACGTTTGATTATTTAGTCAACTTGCCTTGAACATCTCCAGTAAAAAACAGCCCACAGAACCTAAAGTCAACCCTTTTGAAAAGCTCTCACTTCCTCAAAAGCAGTGTCAGAGAGAGGGACAGTGTTTGTCAAATCTAAAACAACCTTACAAAGTGAAAGAAactgttattttctgtttttcaggaaAGAATCTTGCAAATGCACTCACTGAATTGTTCCTGCGAACTGTGCATGCCAGGGTTAAAAGACTTGGTAAGTTCCCGGTTCAGCTTCAAGCTGCACTTTTGCCTGCTACATCCACTTTTGTTCTGCATGAATAAACCGATTTCCATTGCAGCACTATTGATGTGAAGTAAACAGAGTTGCTGTGGTGTTTGACCTTGCAGGAGAATCAGAAGAACGATGACGAGTGTTTCATCTgtaaaagagaagaaggagaagagttGGTGGTGTGTGATATAtgccctctctctttccatcaGAAATGTCACCTCCCTCCTGTCGACATCATTTTAGGGTGAGCTTAAAGCTTAAAATTGAAGTTtatcattgattgattgaccgGCATATGTGCCGTGGCATATGCTGTTCTGGTCCACTCATGTGCCACGGCATATGTCGCATTTGAGTGGCACATGCCGTGGCATATGAGTGGCACATGCCGTTCTGGTCCACTCATGTGCTGTGTCAGGCCGGCAAATGCCGTGgcatatgagtggcatatgctGTTTTGAAACACACTGataaatgtttgactttacaagtgtgtgtgtttctgactgaGAGCAGGGACAAAAGCCGCTGGATGTGTACCTTCTGTGAATTCAGAACAGCTCAGAAGTGGATGTTCAGGGAAGAAATGGAAAGGGAAGCAGCAATGTCCGAACAGATATCACAACACATGAAGGTAGGCATAATCTATGACTCTATCTGTTACACTGTATCTCATATCTATTTTTgccatcatttattttttcctcctgcCATCAACAGAGGTGCCAGTACCTTCTCCTATATCTGTGCAGTGCTGATAAGGAACAACATTTTGCTACAAATCCAAGCCTCTATGTAAGTCTTCGATATTTTCTGTTACCATACTCCTTTTGATGATTTTCCTATTCAATAAGAAGTACTAATAACCTGGAGACTGGTGGGATTGcactttcagttttttgttaATTGAAGTCTGAAATTGATGCAAACTTAATATGAAGCTGAGGGTTTTATgagtctttagttttttttttacgtttttgCTTTGCACCCACAGTTGAAAGACTACTCCACCATCATCCAAATGCCCATGTGGACTGGAAAAGTGACTGACAAACTCCAGAACAACCTCTACCAAACTGTTGGGGAGTTTGTGTCTGACGTTCAGCTCATATTTACCAACAGTGCTTTTTACAACCTAGTAAGCAAACGCGCTAACAACGTATCAATATCAAAGATGTCATTTTTTAGTAAACACTGACAGGTACTGTTATGTTCTCTTGCAGGAGAATGATGGATTCCTAACCATGAGCAACAAACTGAAGGAGTTATTTGACAGTGAACTCAAGAAGGTGTTCAACATACGTGAAGAGAGTAATGACTGATGAACGGTGTTTAGTTCACACACTCAGGTACTGGGAGAAAAATAGATTATTATTGTGGGTTACAGCCTTGatgtatttttagttttttaattaaatctcAATTTACAAAGAGATAAGTTACAGGCCTTTAACTGAAATGGTTTTGGACTAAAATAAGAATTTTTAAGACCTTAAGACCTGGCATAAACTTTGTTGCAGGCAAGGCAGGAGCCCTGACCATGGGGCGCACTCACACTTGTCCCataccgtgcttaagcacacacactgctccaggactaaccaggCTTAAGCACGGTTATCTCTTGTACATAACATCACAATA
This Labrus bergylta chromosome 16, fLabBer1.1, whole genome shotgun sequence DNA region includes the following protein-coding sequences:
- the LOC109976681 gene encoding nuclear body protein SP140-like protein isoform X4; its protein translation is MDPLDFLETEELLQVFHCHKTEMSCYESPTVFINQLRDHNLIPEDSYKKLTRMKSKDRIKQALYDLLSWLEKNQSQHIKVFWSCVFKETIMNQYPQLRLLRNSLLDGSFRDYKQLPEKIEKEESAEGKRKEMSEDEEEEETQANSVKKKKKRRKIVLDEGEEPSVSSCKLTPIQRKRSKKVVFSSPLKRGEKGEIWTWPIYKFQIPVTCGKKEGMLNRDRLAKGEKCIAVGREWFTPPQFESFAGKENCRNWKMSIRCANVCLGKLIKEGHLNSAGFIVRRKTAKRLLSPSDLITDEEEQEVEQAEQHPDVSKKVFNVTCGTKAATLHVKRFASGDCGKSIRTETSWMTPLEFVTWASHQTDPSWRRDIMWEGNPLCVLTEVMGVWEERILQMHSLNCSCELCMPGLKDLENQKNDDECFICKREEGEELVVCDICPLSFHQKCHLPPVDIILGDKSRWMCTFCEFRTAQKWMFREEMEREAAMSEQISQHMKRCQYLLLYLCSADKEQHFATNPSLYLKDYSTIIQMPMWTGKVTDKLQNNLYQTVGEFVSDVQLIFTNSAFYNLENDGFLTMSNKLKELFDSELKKVFNIREESND
- the LOC109976681 gene encoding uncharacterized protein isoform X1, producing the protein MDPLDFLETEELLQVFHCHKTEMSCYESPTVFINQLRDHNLIPEDSYKKLTRMKSKDRIKQALYDLLSWLEKNQSQHIKVFWSCVFKETIMNQYPQLRLLRNSLLDGSFRDYKQLPEKIEKEESAEGKRKEMSEDEEEEETQANSVKKKKKRRKIVLDEGEEPSVSSCKLTPIQRKRSKKVVFSSPLKRGEKGEIWTWPIYKFQIPVTCGKKEGMLNRDRLAKGEKCIAVGREWFTPPQFESFAGKENCRNWKMSIRCANVCLGKLIKEGHLNSAGFIVRRKTAKRLLSPSDLITVCEDEDEDEDEDEEEDEEEDEEEEQGSSSRKANVSDEEEQEVEQAEQHPDVSKKVFNVTCGTKAATLHVKRFASGDCGKSIRTETSWMTPLEFVTWASHQTDPSWRRDIMWEGNPLCVLTEVMGVWEERILQMHSLNCSCELCMPGLKDLENQKNDDECFICKREEGEELVVCDICPLSFHQKCHLPPVDIILGDKSRWMCTFCEFRTAQKWMFREEMEREAAMSEQISQHMKRCQYLLLYLCSADKEQHFATNPSLYLKDYSTIIQMPMWTGKVTDKLQNNLYQTVGEFVSDVQLIFTNSAFYNLENDGFLTMSNKLKELFDSELKKVFNIREESND
- the LOC109976681 gene encoding nuclear body protein SP140-like protein isoform X3 is translated as MDPLDFLETEELLQVFHCHKTEMSCYESPTVFINQLRDHNLIPEDSYKKLTRMKSKDRIKQALYDLLSWLEKNQSQHIKVFWSCVFKETIMNQYPQLRLLRNSLLDGSFRDYKQLPEKIEKEESAEGKRKEMSEDEEEEETQANSVKKKKKRRKIVLDEGEEPSVSSSSPLKRGEKGEIWTWPIYKFQIPVTCGKKEGMLNRDRLAKGEKCIAVGREWFTPPQFESFAGKENCRNWKMSIRCANVCLGKLIKEGHLNSAGFIVRRKTAKRLLSPSDLITVCEDEDEDEDEDEEEDEEEDEEEEQGSSSRKANVSDEEEQEVEQAEQHPDVSKKVFNVTCGTKAATLHVKRFASGDCGKSIRTETSWMTPLEFVTWASHQTDPSWRRDIMWEGNPLCVLTEVMGVWEERILQMHSLNCSCELCMPGLKDLENQKNDDECFICKREEGEELVVCDICPLSFHQKCHLPPVDIILGDKSRWMCTFCEFRTAQKWMFREEMEREAAMSEQISQHMKRCQYLLLYLCSADKEQHFATNPSLYLKDYSTIIQMPMWTGKVTDKLQNNLYQTVGEFVSDVQLIFTNSAFYNLENDGFLTMSNKLKELFDSELKKVFNIREESND
- the LOC109976681 gene encoding uncharacterized protein isoform X2, whose protein sequence is MDPLDFLETEELLQVFHCHKTEMSCYESPTVFINQLRDHNLIPEDSYKKLTRMKSKDRIKQALYDLLSWLEKNQSQHIKVFWSCVFKETIMNQYPQLRLLRNSLLDGSFRDYKQLPEKIEKEESAEGKRKEMSEDEEEEETQANSVKKKKKRRKIVLDEGEEPSVSSCKLTPIQRKRSKKVVFSSPLKRGEKGEIWTWPIYKFQIPVTCGKKEGMLNRDRLAKGEKCIAVGREWFTPPQFESFAGKENCRNWKMSIRCANVCLGKLIKEGHLNSAGFIVRRKTAKRLLSPSDLITVCEDEDEDEDEDEEEDEEEDEEEEQGSSSRKANVSDEEEQEVEQAEQHPDVSKKVFNVTCGTKAATLHVKRFASGDCGKSIRTETSWMTPLEFVTWASHQTDPSWRRDIMWEGNPLCVLTEERILQMHSLNCSCELCMPGLKDLENQKNDDECFICKREEGEELVVCDICPLSFHQKCHLPPVDIILGDKSRWMCTFCEFRTAQKWMFREEMEREAAMSEQISQHMKRCQYLLLYLCSADKEQHFATNPSLYLKDYSTIIQMPMWTGKVTDKLQNNLYQTVGEFVSDVQLIFTNSAFYNLENDGFLTMSNKLKELFDSELKKVFNIREESND